A section of the Ovis canadensis isolate MfBH-ARS-UI-01 breed Bighorn chromosome 1, ARS-UI_OviCan_v2, whole genome shotgun sequence genome encodes:
- the OR6P1 gene encoding olfactory receptor 6P1 yields the protein MRNLSGDGIVEFVLVDFPTSPPLQLLLFVLFLIIFLLTLLENALIVSTIWLTPSLHRPMYFFLGHLSFLELWYINVTVPRLLGAFLTQEHRVSYVGCMTQLYFFIALACTECVLLAVMAYDRYLAICEPLRYPSLMPFSMATRLAASSWGSGFFSSMMKLLFISRLSYCGSNIINHFFCDISPLLNLTCSNKKQAELVDFLLALVMILLPLMAVVSSYAAIIATILRIPTAQGRHKAFSTCASHLAVVVIYYSSTLFTYARPQAMYTFNHNKVISVLYTVIVPFLNPAIYCLRNKEVKDALRKTVLGRCPYSRDIPD from the coding sequence ATGAGAAATTTGAGTGGAGACGGCATAGTAGAGTTTGTTCTGGTGGACTTCCCTACCTCCCCACCCCTTCAGCTGCTCCTCTTTGTACTCttccttataatttttttgttgacATTGTTGGAGAATGCACTCATTGTTTCCACCATCTGGCTCACTCCAAGTCTTCATCGCCCAATGTACTTTTTCCTTGGCCATCTCTCCTTCCTGGAGCTATGGTATATCAATGTCACTGTTCCCCGACTCTTGGGGGCATTTCTTACCCAGGAGCATAGAGTCTCCTATGTAGGTTGTATGACCCAACTCTATTTCTTCATTGCCTTAGCTTGCACCGAATGTGTCCTGTTGGCAgtcatggcctatgaccgctaccTGGCCATCTGTGAACCTCTCCGTTATCCTAGTCTCATGCCCTTCAGTATGGCCACTCGTCTTGCTGCTTCCTCTTGGGGTAGTGGCTTCTTCAGCTCCATGATGaagcttcttttcatttccagATTGTCATACTGTGGATCCAATATCATCAACCACTTTTTCTGTGATATCTCTCCACTACTTAACCTCACCTGCTCTAACAAGAAACAAGCAGAACTAGTAGACTTCCTCTTGGCCCTGGTGATGATTCTGCTCCCTCTAATGGCTGTGGTTTCATCATATGCTGCCATAATTGCCACTATCCTGAGGATTCCTACTGCCCAGGGACGTCACAAAGCCTTTTCCACGTGTGCCTCTCACCTGGCAGTGGTTGTTATCTACTACTCCTCCACTCTCTTTACCTATGCACGGCCCCAGGCCATGTACACCTTCAACCACAACAAGGTCATTTCTGTGCTCTATACTGTCATTGTACCATTTCTCAATCCAGCCATTTACTGCCTGAGGAATAAGGAAGTAAAGGATGCCCTCAGAAAGACAGTGCTGGGTAGGTGCCCCTATTCCAGGGATATCCCAGATTGA